From the genome of Deltaproteobacteria bacterium:
TGAACGACGACCAATTTTTCACCACTACCGTATCGAGGAGCAACTTGAAGCACTTTATGCTTCAAAAGTCACCCTGCCCTCTGGTGGATCCCTAGTCATTGAATCAACAGAAGCTTTAGTATCGATTGATGTAAATAGCGGCAAACAAAAACTTGGCGCCCAAGAAGAAACTGCCTTCCAAACTAATATTGAAGCAGCTCGTGAAATCGCTAGACAAATTCGCTTGCGTGATCTTGGCGGAATAATAGTTATCGATTTTATTGATATGAACTCTCGAAGACACGAGCAGCGTGTTGAGCGAGTAATTAAAACTACTCTAGCTGACGATAAAGCACGTATTAAAGTTGGTCGCATCTCTCCGAATGGTACTTTAGAACTAACTCGTCAGCGTATTCGTAGTGCTTTAGAAGTCAATATTTTTAGGCCCTGCGATGTTTGCCATGGTACAGGTCATATACTTAAACCTGAAGCGCATGCTGTCGCCATTTTAAGAAAACTACGTGATCGAGCAGCTCGTGGTGATTTAAAAACGGCAAAAGTCAATATAGAACCTACAGCAGCGAATGTTATTCGCACTGATAAATGGGCGGCTCTGCAAGAAATTGAACAGAATTACAATGTTAGTATTGATATCGTAGTTGAACATAGCTACCAACCAGGCCAAGAAGACTTTACTTTTGAAACAGATCCAAATGTAACACCAATTCCTATTGAAGAGCCTAACTTCGGTCCTGCACCCCGTTTCATAGATGATGATGAAGATGGCTATGCAGATAATGAAGATAATGAAGATGATATCGATGAAGAGCTCGATGATTATGAAATTTGGTGCGAAGCAAGCAGAGAGGAGCAAATGGTGTATACACATAGCAATAATCGCGGCCACCGTCGCGATGCACACAATCGCAACAGAGATCGCAGCAGTGGCAGACTAACGACATCACGCAACAGTAAAGCGGCAAGCGATTTATTAGTTGGTGCTGATTTAACCACTGGGCTGCCTTCCTTTGAATTAATCGATCCTAGCGAATTGGGATTTGGTCCAGAAGGTCAACGAAATTCACACTATAGCCGACGTCAAAATAGCCGGGATGAAGATCGACATCGTCGTGGTCGTCGTGGCGGCAAGCGTAGACATCGTCCCTATGAAGACGGCACAGAAACAAAAACATCAAGAACATACAGAAATGCGCGT
Proteins encoded in this window:
- a CDS encoding Rne/Rng family ribonuclease; protein product: MTRKMIVNAIDPEEIRIAILNQGILEDFDIESRGVEKNKGNIYKAVVAAVEPSLNAAFIDYGVDKQGFLTANDVDPRLYTNEVEEKSFRINELLKPKQNILVQVTKDEVNQKGAVLTTYLSLAGRYAVLMPGSERHGISRKIEDDETRRRMREAAAMLDVPDNMGVIVRTAGKDRSREELNRDLQILLRLWGNIKLEVEKASAPALIFKEQDVVIRALRDYYRDDIDEIVLDNDEAFDRADEYMHLVMPDKKSVLSRYVERRPIFHHYRIEEQLEALYASKVTLPSGGSLVIESTEALVSIDVNSGKQKLGAQEETAFQTNIEAAREIARQIRLRDLGGIIVIDFIDMNSRRHEQRVERVIKTTLADDKARIKVGRISPNGTLELTRQRIRSALEVNIFRPCDVCHGTGHILKPEAHAVAILRKLRDRAARGDLKTAKVNIEPTAANVIRTDKWAALQEIEQNYNVSIDIVVEHSYQPGQEDFTFETDPNVTPIPIEEPNFGPAPRFIDDDEDGYADNEDNEDDIDEELDDYEIWCEASREEQMVYTHSNNRGHRRDAHNRNRDRSSGRLTTSRNSKAASDLLVGADLTTGLPSFELIDPSELGFGPEGQRNSHYSRRQNSRDEDRHRRGRRGGKRRHRPYEDGTETKTSRTYRNARSSNIKKSNNVRGATNKVATATTPKKKSLLSRLAFWRKD